A window from Thiomonas sp. FB-Cd encodes these proteins:
- a CDS encoding nickel-dependent hydrogenase large subunit, protein MSTVTTPNGYTLDTSGRRVVVDPVTRIEGHMRCEVNVDQDNMIRNAVSTGTMWRGLEVIVKGRDPRDVWAFVERICGVCTGCHALASVRAVEDALNIKIPKNAYLIREMMAKTLQVHDHVVHFYHLHALDWVNPLNALKADPKATSVLQQTVSPNHPQSSPGYFRDIQSRIKKFVDSGQLGPFKNGYWSNPAYKLSPEADLMGVTHYLEALDMQREFVKVHTIFGGKNPHPNYLVGGVPCAINMDGDLAAGAPLNMERLEFVRSRIHEMVEFCRNVYVPDVIAIASFYKDWLYGGGLGAKSVMDYGDYAKVQYDKSTNQMPGGVILNGNWDEVFEVDPRDPAQVQEFVTHSWYTYPGQENKGLHPWDGITDPKFELGPNTKGTKTNIQEIDESAKYSWIKAPRWKGHAVEVGPLSRYTLAYAKKFPHQREQVDRGVAFFNQLAGTNLDAKAVLQTTIGRTLARALEAEYCADMMVDDWNDLIANIKAGDTATANMEKWDPSTWPKEAKGVATVSAPRGALGHWVRIKDGRIENYQAVVPTTWNGSPRDPAGNIGAFEASLMNTKMERPDEPVEILRTLHSFDPCLACSTHVMSEDGSELTRVKVR, encoded by the coding sequence ATGAGCACGGTGACCACCCCCAACGGCTACACGCTGGACACCTCGGGTCGGCGCGTGGTGGTCGATCCGGTCACCCGGATCGAGGGCCACATGCGCTGTGAGGTCAATGTCGACCAGGACAACATGATCCGCAACGCGGTGTCCACCGGCACCATGTGGCGGGGCCTGGAAGTGATCGTCAAGGGTCGTGACCCGCGCGACGTCTGGGCCTTCGTGGAGCGCATTTGCGGCGTCTGCACCGGCTGCCACGCGCTGGCGTCTGTGCGTGCGGTCGAAGACGCGCTAAATATTAAGATTCCAAAGAACGCCTATCTCATTCGCGAAATGATGGCCAAGACCCTGCAGGTCCACGACCACGTGGTGCACTTCTATCACCTGCACGCGCTGGACTGGGTAAACCCTTTGAACGCCCTCAAGGCCGATCCGAAGGCAACGTCGGTGCTGCAGCAGACGGTGTCGCCGAACCATCCGCAATCCAGCCCCGGCTACTTCCGTGATATCCAGTCGCGCATCAAGAAGTTCGTGGACTCGGGCCAGCTTGGGCCGTTCAAGAATGGCTACTGGAGCAACCCGGCCTACAAGCTGTCGCCCGAGGCCGACCTGATGGGTGTCACGCATTACCTCGAAGCGCTGGACATGCAGCGCGAGTTCGTGAAGGTGCACACCATCTTCGGCGGCAAAAACCCACACCCCAATTACCTGGTGGGCGGCGTGCCCTGCGCCATCAATATGGACGGCGACCTCGCCGCAGGCGCTCCACTGAATATGGAGCGCCTTGAGTTCGTGCGCAGCCGCATCCATGAGATGGTGGAATTCTGCAGGAACGTCTACGTGCCCGACGTGATTGCTATCGCCAGCTTCTACAAGGATTGGCTGTACGGCGGTGGGCTGGGCGCCAAGAGCGTGATGGACTACGGAGACTACGCCAAGGTGCAATACGACAAGTCAACCAACCAGATGCCTGGCGGCGTCATCCTCAACGGCAATTGGGATGAGGTGTTCGAGGTCGATCCGCGCGATCCGGCCCAGGTCCAGGAGTTCGTGACCCACTCCTGGTACACCTACCCGGGGCAGGAGAACAAGGGACTCCACCCCTGGGACGGCATAACCGATCCGAAATTCGAGCTCGGCCCCAACACCAAAGGTACCAAGACCAATATCCAGGAGATCGACGAGTCGGCCAAATACTCATGGATCAAGGCGCCACGCTGGAAAGGTCATGCGGTGGAGGTTGGGCCGCTATCTCGCTACACGCTGGCATACGCCAAGAAGTTCCCGCATCAACGCGAACAGGTGGACCGCGGCGTGGCGTTCTTCAACCAACTTGCCGGCACGAATTTGGATGCAAAGGCCGTTTTGCAGACCACGATCGGCCGCACCTTGGCGCGCGCCCTGGAGGCCGAGTATTGCGCCGACATGATGGTGGATGACTGGAACGACCTCATCGCCAACATCAAGGCGGGCGACACGGCGACCGCCAACATGGAGAAGTGGGACCCGAGCACCTGGCCCAAGGAGGCCAAGGGCGTTGCGACAGTGTCTGCCCCGCGTGGCGCGCTGGGTCACTGGGTGCGCATCAAAGATGGTCGCATCGAGAACTACCAGGCCGTGGTGCCAACCACCTGGAACGGATCGCCGCGCGATCCAGCCGGGAACATTGGCGCTTTCGAGGCTAGCCTGATGAATACCAAGATGGAGCGCCCGGACGAGCCAGTCGAGATCTTGCGCACCCTGCACAGCTTCGACCCCTGCCTGGCCTGCTCCACTCATGTGATGAGCGAGGACGGAAGTGAACTCACCCGGGTGAAGGTGCGCTGA
- the cybH gene encoding Ni/Fe-hydrogenase, b-type cytochrome subunit, translating to MSAQSTHQTHAEPAVYVYEAPIRLWHWIQFFAIATLCVTGFFIGHPLPSQPGQAYDHFLMGYIRFAHFTAAYIFIIGFLFRIYWAFAGNLHAREIFLPPFFRGEYWRGVWHEIKWYLFLAREPNKYSGHNPLAILAMHVMFVWGSIFIILTGLALFGEGTLEGSWQYDWFSSWITPIFGQPQAVRTAHHLAMWYLITFILVHIYVAIREDIMSRQSIVSSMISGWRTFKDTRRVKGDEF from the coding sequence ATGAGCGCGCAGTCCACGCATCAAACCCATGCCGAGCCGGCGGTGTATGTTTACGAGGCACCGATCCGATTATGGCACTGGATCCAGTTCTTTGCCATCGCGACGTTGTGCGTGACAGGGTTTTTTATCGGCCATCCGTTGCCCAGTCAGCCGGGCCAGGCCTACGACCACTTCCTGATGGGCTACATCCGTTTCGCCCACTTCACGGCAGCGTACATCTTCATCATTGGCTTTTTATTTCGCATCTACTGGGCCTTCGCGGGCAATTTGCATGCCCGCGAAATCTTTCTGCCGCCCTTCTTTCGAGGCGAGTACTGGCGCGGTGTTTGGCATGAGATTAAGTGGTACCTGTTTCTCGCCCGCGAGCCGAACAAGTATTCAGGTCACAACCCGCTCGCCATTCTGGCGATGCACGTCATGTTTGTGTGGGGATCGATCTTCATCATCCTCACTGGGCTCGCCCTATTCGGCGAGGGAACGCTGGAAGGTTCATGGCAATACGATTGGTTTTCGTCATGGATCACCCCGATCTTCGGACAGCCCCAGGCTGTGCGCACCGCGCACCATTTAGCGATGTGGTACCTGATCACGTTCATCCTCGTGCACATCTACGTGGCTATTCGCGAGGACATCATGTCGCGCCAGTCCATCGTCAGTTCCATGATCAGCGGCTGGCGGACCTTCAAGGACACCCGCCGTGTCAAGGGTGACGAGTTCTGA
- a CDS encoding HoxN/HupN/NixA family nickel/cobalt transporter yields the protein MNCDATAVLTPRPRARGLGALRFDRDEWAQLAGYYGFIVVLHLAGWGLYLYYAERYPAMIGLGLTAYLFGLRHAFDADHIAAVDDTVRLLVQEGSKPLGVGFFFSLGHSTVVFLLTVFAAFMVSAVKTHMPEMQHIGGILGTGVSGIFLVIIGALNLLILLDLLKVWNGARRGVHDHHHVNTLLAKRGLFYRLFGGRLQRVIKQSWQMYPVGFLFGLGFDTASEIGLLAMTAGAATGNLPVPAVLSLPILFTAGMSAMDTTDGVLMTKAYGWALANPLRRIFYNISTTLLSVLVALVLGGVELLQVIIPAIGWQGRVADAIVNLNLGDLGYLIVGLFLVAWLSSLVAWALGYKRRATQAVAEPTLHRHEHAHDDGTSHEHFHCSRRPQTEPAYRQIGEPYQ from the coding sequence TTGAACTGCGATGCAACAGCCGTGCTGACGCCCCGCCCACGTGCGCGCGGGCTGGGCGCCTTGAGGTTTGATCGAGATGAGTGGGCGCAGCTCGCCGGCTACTACGGCTTTATCGTCGTGCTGCACCTTGCCGGATGGGGGCTCTACCTTTATTACGCCGAGCGTTACCCTGCGATGATCGGTCTGGGGCTGACGGCCTACCTCTTCGGGCTACGCCACGCCTTCGACGCCGACCACATCGCCGCTGTCGACGACACCGTGCGGCTGCTCGTGCAGGAGGGCAGCAAGCCCCTCGGCGTCGGTTTTTTCTTTTCTCTGGGCCATTCCACGGTGGTCTTCCTGCTGACGGTGTTCGCCGCGTTCATGGTGAGTGCTGTGAAGACCCATATGCCGGAGATGCAGCACATTGGCGGTATCCTGGGTACGGGCGTGTCCGGCATCTTTCTGGTGATCATCGGGGCGCTTAACCTGTTGATCCTGCTCGATCTGCTCAAGGTATGGAACGGAGCTCGACGCGGGGTGCACGACCATCATCATGTGAATACCTTGCTGGCCAAGCGCGGCCTGTTCTACCGGCTGTTCGGCGGACGGTTGCAGCGGGTCATCAAGCAAAGCTGGCAGATGTATCCGGTGGGGTTCCTGTTCGGCCTTGGGTTCGATACGGCGTCCGAGATTGGCCTGCTGGCCATGACCGCAGGCGCTGCCACGGGCAACCTACCGGTTCCGGCCGTGCTGTCGCTACCCATTCTGTTCACCGCGGGGATGTCCGCCATGGACACCACAGACGGCGTTCTGATGACCAAGGCCTACGGCTGGGCGCTGGCCAACCCGCTACGTCGGATCTTCTACAACATCAGCACCACCTTGCTGTCGGTGCTGGTCGCCCTCGTCCTGGGTGGCGTTGAGTTGCTGCAGGTGATCATCCCCGCCATCGGCTGGCAGGGCAGGGTAGCCGATGCTATCGTGAACCTGAACCTCGGTGATCTGGGCTATCTGATCGTCGGTCTGTTTTTGGTCGCGTGGCTGTCGTCGCTGGTCGCGTGGGCGCTGGGCTACAAGCGTCGAGCGACCCAGGCGGTTGCTGAGCCGACGCTGCACCGCCACGAGCATGCCCACGACGACGGGACCAGCCACGAGCACTTTCACTGTTCGCGCCGGCCGCAGACTGAGCCAGCCTACCGACAAATCGGTGAGCCATACCAATGA
- a CDS encoding site-specific integrase — protein MPSLSRTFDLKADAEAWAREVEREAQRGNIAALNDQAQRVTVAELCQRYRVSVLPTLRDAARPTLLRNIETRFGAFFLGNIRSIDVAAWRDHLIAEGYAPKSAKHHLVALSTLFAFAERELSIPLPAGNPVRTVRKPAEPKARDRRLRPGELDYLLKGADQGRALGLRQVIVLAVETSMRMGELLGLEWERIDLQRRTAHLMDTKNGESRTVALSSAAVEALQNLPRRIDCKVFSWKPNKENGSFEKLWQRCKARALAAYQADCAKSAKKPDQAFLAELHFHDLRHEATSRLFEKGLGVMEVASMTGHKSLAMLKRYTHIEAEKLAQKLG, from the coding sequence ATGCCATCGCTCAGTCGGACTTTTGACCTCAAGGCTGACGCCGAAGCATGGGCACGTGAGGTCGAGCGCGAAGCGCAGCGCGGCAACATCGCGGCGCTGAACGATCAGGCGCAGCGTGTGACTGTAGCGGAGCTGTGCCAACGCTACCGGGTATCGGTGCTGCCCACGCTGCGCGATGCGGCCAGGCCAACCCTGCTGCGCAACATCGAGACGCGCTTCGGAGCATTTTTCCTGGGCAACATCCGCAGCATCGATGTTGCAGCATGGCGCGATCATCTGATCGCCGAGGGCTATGCCCCGAAGTCCGCAAAGCATCATCTGGTCGCCCTATCCACTCTCTTCGCATTCGCCGAGCGCGAGCTGTCGATCCCGCTCCCTGCCGGCAACCCAGTGCGCACGGTTCGCAAGCCCGCCGAGCCAAAGGCACGGGATCGGCGCTTGCGGCCAGGTGAACTCGATTACTTGCTCAAGGGCGCAGATCAAGGGCGGGCGCTTGGCCTTCGCCAAGTCATCGTGCTGGCAGTAGAGACCAGCATGCGCATGGGCGAATTGCTCGGCTTGGAATGGGAACGGATCGATCTGCAGCGGCGCACGGCGCACTTGATGGACACCAAGAATGGCGAGAGCCGCACCGTGGCTCTGTCCAGCGCTGCCGTAGAAGCCCTGCAAAACCTGCCACGCAGGATCGATTGCAAAGTGTTCTCGTGGAAGCCAAACAAGGAAAACGGTAGCTTTGAAAAGCTCTGGCAGCGCTGCAAGGCCCGCGCCCTGGCTGCGTATCAAGCCGACTGCGCCAAGTCTGCCAAGAAGCCCGATCAGGCATTCCTGGCCGAGTTGCACTTCCACGATCTGCGCCACGAAGCCACGTCGCGCTTGTTCGAGAAAGGCCTTGGCGTCATGGAAGTGGCTTCGATGACCGGCCACAAGTCACTCGCCATGCTCAAGCGCTACACCCACATCGAGGCGGAGAAGTTGGCGCAGAAGCTAGGGTAA
- a CDS encoding branched-chain amino acid ABC transporter substrate-binding protein — protein sequence MTVVIGSAAPLSGAQAAFGTDNTDGVRMAIDDLNKRDIQIGGHRVVWRLDAQDDKADPSRAVQVARRFVAEHVNGVIGHLNSSCTAAAAPIYASAGIPEITPSASDPKIAQHGYRSFYRIIANDYAIGAGLALYAQKGLKAKTAAIVDDGTDYGSSIAQAFARVAKSLGIQILDQESVNPTATKFEEIVDKIGRLEPDVVFYGGMAPQASTLLQQMRRQGSKARFLGGDGICTPEFAKLAGTAANSNVICAEGGVPMARMPSGSAWKDRFDAQFGASTFQLYAPYAYDATMLLAQAMIETGSVSPQIYRHAIRHIGYDGVTKSNIQFNSDGELVDPAITISSFPGGHKTALSR from the coding sequence ATGACCGTCGTTATCGGCAGTGCAGCACCTCTTTCCGGAGCGCAGGCGGCATTCGGGACGGACAATACCGACGGCGTGCGCATGGCTATCGACGATCTGAACAAGAGAGACATCCAAATCGGCGGCCACAGGGTGGTTTGGAGGCTCGACGCGCAGGACGATAAGGCGGATCCGTCAAGGGCAGTGCAGGTGGCGCGAAGATTTGTCGCCGAGCATGTGAATGGCGTGATTGGCCACTTGAACTCAAGCTGCACAGCAGCTGCCGCGCCGATCTATGCATCGGCTGGCATTCCAGAGATCACGCCATCGGCCAGCGATCCGAAAATTGCGCAGCACGGCTATCGGTCCTTTTATCGCATTATTGCGAACGATTATGCGATCGGTGCCGGCCTCGCGTTGTATGCACAGAAAGGCCTGAAGGCAAAAACAGCGGCCATCGTGGACGATGGGACTGACTATGGCAGCAGTATTGCGCAGGCCTTCGCGCGTGTAGCAAAGTCCTTAGGGATCCAGATTCTGGATCAGGAAAGCGTGAACCCGACAGCAACCAAATTTGAAGAGATCGTCGACAAGATCGGGCGCCTTGAACCGGACGTTGTGTTCTACGGCGGCATGGCACCTCAGGCCAGCACTTTGTTGCAGCAAATGCGCAGACAAGGCAGCAAAGCGCGATTCCTTGGTGGCGACGGGATCTGCACGCCGGAGTTTGCCAAGCTAGCGGGCACGGCTGCGAATTCGAACGTCATCTGTGCCGAAGGCGGCGTGCCCATGGCGAGAATGCCCTCCGGCTCGGCGTGGAAGGATCGCTTCGATGCCCAATTCGGCGCCTCGACTTTTCAACTCTATGCGCCTTACGCCTATGACGCCACAATGCTGTTGGCGCAAGCGATGATCGAGACGGGCTCCGTGAGCCCCCAGATTTACCGCCATGCCATTCGGCACATAGGCTATGACGGCGTGACCAAGAGCAACATTCAGTTCAACAGCGACGGCGAACTTGTTGATCCCGCAATCACGATTTCGAGTTTTCCGGGTGGCCACAAAACAGCGCTCAGCCGATGA
- a CDS encoding c-type cytochrome — protein MKKIVIAVGLAVAGVSQAYAADMTALAKSKNCLACHAVDKKLVGPSYQDVAAKYAGKPGAEATLVNAVLHGVSGVWGPVPMPANPQVTPAEAKELVTWILSMKK, from the coding sequence ATGAAAAAAATTGTGATTGCTGTCGGTCTAGCCGTTGCCGGCGTGTCGCAAGCGTACGCCGCCGACATGACTGCCCTGGCCAAGTCCAAGAACTGCTTGGCGTGCCATGCAGTGGACAAGAAGCTCGTTGGCCCGTCCTACCAAGATGTGGCCGCCAAGTACGCTGGCAAGCCGGGGGCCGAAGCCACGCTGGTGAACGCCGTGCTGCACGGTGTCTCCGGTGTGTGGGGTCCAGTGCCCATGCCTGCCAATCCTCAGGTCACCCCGGCGGAAGCCAAAGAGCTGGTGACTTGGATTCTGAGCATGAAGAAGTAA
- a CDS encoding TIGR04438 family Trp-rich protein, translating into MQTVDMLDALSATAARMLTDTQVFTCKSELNIDPGSGGTAMWILIVAIVLLGLKLAAIGPFANLSWWWVAVPLALVFLWWEIIDPMFAVSQKRAQREMDDRKKERNERARRFLGMRPRK; encoded by the coding sequence ATGCAGACGGTTGACATGCTTGATGCACTCAGCGCAACAGCAGCGAGAATGCTAACCGACACGCAGGTGTTTACATGTAAATCGGAACTGAATATTGATCCTGGCTCAGGGGGAACAGCGATGTGGATCTTGATTGTTGCAATCGTGCTACTCGGTTTGAAGCTGGCCGCAATCGGCCCTTTTGCCAATCTGTCGTGGTGGTGGGTAGCTGTGCCGCTGGCATTGGTATTTCTGTGGTGGGAAATCATTGATCCCATGTTTGCCGTGTCGCAAAAACGCGCTCAGCGTGAAATGGATGATCGCAAGAAGGAGCGCAACGAACGCGCGCGAAGATTTCTCGGTATGCGTCCACGCAAGTAA
- the gcvT gene encoding glycine cleavage system aminomethyltransferase GcvT — protein sequence MSASTESVLLQTPLFLVHHVLGAKMVPFAGYAMPVQYPSGIVAEHRQTRESAGLFDVSHMGQVRITGPDAAAALESLIPIDVQGLPVGRQRYGYFTDDAGGILDDLMLTHRTRADGQGSEYFLIVNAACKTQDLAWMRERIGARCHIEPLPDQALIALQGPQAVTALQSLLPDVAKLRFMDAAWFALPPTIGKHPVFISRSGYTGEDGVEISAHQWDAEPLASALLALPQVKPAGLGARDSLRLEAGLCLYGHDMDTHTTPVEASLQWAIQKVRRTGGARAGGFPGATPILAQIDDTSRVARRRVGLVADERVPVREGAELQDADGRAIGHVTSGSLTPTAGRPIAMGYVQSSAADIGSMLFALVRGRQIPMHVTSMPFVPHRYSRA from the coding sequence GTGTCTGCCTCTACTGAATCTGTCCTGCTGCAAACGCCCTTGTTTCTCGTGCACCATGTGCTTGGTGCCAAGATGGTGCCGTTTGCCGGGTATGCGATGCCGGTGCAGTATCCATCGGGCATTGTGGCGGAACACCGACAGACCCGCGAGTCAGCTGGGCTGTTTGACGTCTCGCATATGGGGCAAGTGCGCATCACCGGACCGGACGCGGCTGCTGCCCTGGAGAGCCTTATTCCGATCGATGTACAGGGCTTGCCCGTGGGGCGGCAGCGCTATGGCTATTTCACCGACGACGCCGGCGGCATCCTGGACGATTTGATGCTCACCCACCGGACGCGTGCGGACGGACAGGGAAGTGAGTACTTTTTGATCGTTAATGCGGCCTGCAAGACGCAGGATTTGGCTTGGATGCGCGAGCGCATTGGGGCGCGCTGCCATATCGAGCCGTTACCGGATCAGGCACTCATAGCCCTGCAAGGGCCGCAGGCGGTGACGGCGCTGCAATCCCTGCTTCCCGATGTGGCCAAATTGCGATTCATGGATGCGGCGTGGTTTGCGCTGCCCCCGACGATCGGCAAGCACCCGGTCTTCATCAGCCGCAGCGGCTATACAGGTGAGGATGGTGTGGAGATTTCGGCGCATCAATGGGATGCGGAGCCGCTGGCAAGCGCGTTGTTGGCATTGCCCCAAGTCAAGCCAGCAGGGCTTGGTGCGCGCGACAGCCTGCGCCTGGAAGCGGGGCTGTGCCTTTATGGCCACGATATGGACACGCATACAACGCCCGTTGAAGCCAGTTTGCAATGGGCCATACAGAAAGTTCGGCGCACGGGCGGTGCTCGCGCTGGCGGTTTCCCCGGGGCAACGCCCATTCTTGCGCAGATCGACGATACATCACGCGTGGCGCGCAGGCGCGTGGGCCTTGTCGCCGACGAGCGCGTTCCCGTGCGTGAAGGCGCCGAATTGCAGGACGCTGACGGACGTGCCATCGGCCACGTAACCAGTGGCAGCCTGACGCCAACGGCCGGAAGACCCATCGCGATGGGTTACGTGCAAAGCTCGGCCGCAGACATCGGTTCCATGCTTTTCGCCTTGGTGCGTGGCAGGCAGATTCCCATGCATGTCACGTCCATGCCTTTCGTGCCACATCGCTACTCGCGCGCCTGA
- the gcvH gene encoding glycine cleavage system protein GcvH, whose protein sequence is MTLKFTADHEWVRLEADGTATVGITPHAQDALGDVVFVELPGTGKTYAQKDAAGVVESVKAAADVYMPIAGEVVAVNDALVANPALANTDPQGAGWFFRVRPTDLSQIDTLMDQAAYDKLLQGA, encoded by the coding sequence ATGACACTCAAGTTCACCGCAGACCACGAATGGGTCCGTCTCGAAGCCGACGGTACTGCCACTGTGGGGATCACACCCCATGCGCAGGACGCATTGGGCGACGTGGTGTTCGTCGAACTGCCTGGCACAGGCAAAACCTACGCTCAAAAAGATGCGGCCGGTGTCGTCGAATCCGTCAAGGCTGCTGCTGATGTGTACATGCCCATTGCGGGGGAAGTCGTCGCTGTCAATGATGCGCTGGTGGCCAATCCTGCGTTGGCCAACACCGATCCGCAGGGAGCGGGGTGGTTTTTTCGCGTGCGCCCAACCGACTTGTCCCAGATCGATACATTGATGGATCAGGCCGCGTATGACAAATTGTTGCAAGGTGCCTGA